In Sinorhizobium mexicanum, one DNA window encodes the following:
- a CDS encoding lectin has protein sequence MKSLSNILMAAGGLTALALLAPPAVAQDAKANMTFFVTSTNPGKGADLGGLEGADAHCGQLAKAAGAGARQWAAYLSTQGDNAVNARDRIGSGPWVNAKGVEIAANVEALHTKQVNINKETALTEKGEQISGVGDETNLHDMLTGSQPDGTAFAAGEDRTCNNWTSSTEGAAMLGHHDRRGREAGINSWNSAHPSRGGCGTEALKSTGGGGLLYCFAKN, from the coding sequence ATGAAATCTCTGTCGAATATCCTCATGGCCGCCGGTGGCCTCACTGCCTTGGCTCTTTTGGCCCCGCCGGCCGTGGCGCAGGATGCGAAGGCCAATATGACGTTTTTCGTTACCAGCACCAATCCGGGCAAGGGAGCCGATCTCGGCGGGCTTGAAGGTGCCGATGCCCATTGCGGGCAATTGGCCAAGGCGGCAGGCGCAGGCGCCCGCCAATGGGCCGCCTATCTCAGCACTCAGGGTGACAATGCCGTAAATGCCCGCGACCGCATCGGCTCGGGCCCCTGGGTCAACGCCAAGGGCGTAGAAATAGCCGCGAACGTCGAGGCCTTGCACACGAAGCAAGTCAACATCAACAAGGAAACTGCCCTGACCGAAAAGGGCGAGCAGATCAGCGGCGTGGGCGACGAAACGAACCTGCACGACATGTTGACCGGCAGCCAGCCGGACGGCACCGCCTTTGCCGCCGGCGAAGACCGCACCTGCAACAACTGGACGTCCAGCACTGAAGGCGCCGCAATGCTCGGTCACCACGACCGCCGTGGTCGTGAAGCGGGGATCAATTCCTGGAATTCCGCCCACCCCAGCCGCGGCGGCTGCGGCACAGAAGCACTGAAATCCACGGGTGGCGGCGGGCTGCTCTACTGCTTCGCTAAGAACTGA
- a CDS encoding isochorismatase family cysteine hydrolase, translating to MLVQKLKKLRNFESAILAWAVILITASAPANAQSAADLYKDPANPALTKGNMKLDVSRAALVVIDPQNDFMSPKGLAWPVVGESVTEHQVVPHLDQLFAAAKQAGMVVAISPHHYYHWDHTWKVQGPLEIFQHDVGVFDRKGPYTLDGFEGSGADFLPDFKKYIEDDKTIIASPHKLYGPQLNDLSFQLRKQGVTQIILAGMLANMCVESHLREFLEEGFEVAVIRDAIAATKLPEGDGYQAALVNFRYMANGLWTTDDAVKMMITQ from the coding sequence ATGTTAGTCCAAAAGCTGAAAAAACTTCGAAATTTCGAATCAGCAATTCTGGCTTGGGCAGTTATTCTTATTACAGCCAGCGCACCCGCCAATGCACAGTCAGCCGCCGATTTGTACAAAGATCCAGCCAATCCAGCACTGACCAAAGGCAACATGAAACTCGACGTTTCAAGAGCGGCGCTCGTCGTTATCGATCCACAGAATGATTTCATGAGCCCCAAGGGGCTTGCTTGGCCCGTCGTGGGTGAAAGTGTTACCGAACATCAAGTTGTTCCCCACCTGGATCAGCTCTTCGCCGCCGCAAAACAGGCAGGAATGGTGGTCGCGATATCGCCCCATCATTATTACCACTGGGATCATACCTGGAAGGTGCAGGGTCCGCTCGAGATCTTTCAGCATGATGTTGGCGTCTTCGACCGGAAGGGTCCTTATACATTGGACGGCTTCGAGGGATCTGGCGCAGACTTCCTACCCGATTTCAAGAAGTATATCGAGGACGACAAAACGATCATTGCCTCGCCGCACAAGCTATACGGTCCCCAACTGAACGACCTCTCCTTCCAACTCCGCAAGCAGGGCGTCACGCAGATAATTCTCGCAGGAATGCTTGCGAACATGTGTGTTGAATCACATCTTCGCGAATTCCTCGAAGAGGGATTTGAAGTAGCGGTCATACGAGACGCGATAGCCGCAACTAAACTGCCTGAAGGCGATGGCTATCAAGCGGCGCTGGTCAATTTCCGATATATGGCGAACGGACTTTGGACCACCGATGATGCCGTAAAGATGATGATCACGCAATGA
- a CDS encoding TetR/AcrR family transcriptional regulator, with protein sequence MKRDPERTRDTILRAATGEFAAYGMGGARIDNIARRSGSNKRMIYHYFGDKEGLYAEVLDHAFARMRSAEQSLDFDLLTPMEGVEKIARFIWQYFLTNPEILSLLGTENLHQARFLDRSSNGKLLNHQLVRKLQALIRHGQADGVMKGDIDALKVFLTMLSMSFFYLSNRYTLSTMFNKDLEQEDVLARWEDHIVHVVSQSLR encoded by the coding sequence TTGAAGAGAGATCCAGAACGCACCAGAGACACGATACTGCGGGCCGCCACGGGCGAATTCGCCGCCTATGGCATGGGCGGCGCGCGAATTGACAACATCGCGCGAAGATCAGGCTCGAACAAGCGTATGATCTACCATTATTTTGGCGATAAGGAGGGGCTGTATGCGGAGGTACTGGATCATGCTTTCGCCAGGATGCGGAGTGCCGAGCAATCCTTAGATTTCGACCTCCTCACGCCCATGGAAGGCGTTGAGAAGATCGCTCGATTTATCTGGCAGTACTTTCTGACGAATCCAGAAATTCTAAGCCTTCTTGGTACGGAGAACCTACATCAGGCACGCTTTCTTGACCGATCCTCGAACGGAAAACTGCTCAACCACCAACTGGTGCGCAAGTTGCAGGCGTTAATCCGGCACGGTCAGGCGGACGGCGTGATGAAGGGCGATATCGATGCTTTGAAGGTGTTTCTCACCATGTTGTCCATGAGCTTCTTTTACCTTTCCAACCGGTACACGTTATCAACGATGTTCAACAAGGACCTTGAACAGGAAGACGTACTTGCGAGGTGGGAGGATCATATCGTTCATGTCGTTTCACAGTCGCTCCGGTAG